A stretch of Pseudoclavibacter chungangensis DNA encodes these proteins:
- a CDS encoding CbrC family protein produces the protein MAVHDGPSSAPSTSSGSAGDVEPTRTAGATPADGDVGGAYEAELRRCEIAIGIRLPEALRARLGRENGFTIDDEAGPTGTRWRILPVHDTSTPARDRATTDDVTRRTALARASLAVTPPGSGPAATAFPSDGVVIGLGVSPLDLLVVRPDPVTPGVLGQALHRRNGSRPLEDLGARFVDLAPDPGPFDSGAPLPRFRYHERPDLTGAIRRSVRACSVCGRRRGWIDPLGPDAVCPWCIAAGHDAGTCPEFFDAPVPAEVEREVRHATPGFLGWQVERWLTHCGDAAVYLGTATHEQLVHLPDARAALRAEGIDEGTIATIEPEGELLAHLFRCRHCGVHTAYADPA, from the coding sequence ATGGCAGTCCACGACGGTCCGTCGTCCGCGCCGTCGACCTCGTCCGGGTCCGCAGGCGACGTCGAGCCCACCCGCACCGCGGGCGCCACGCCCGCCGACGGCGACGTCGGTGGCGCTTACGAGGCGGAGCTGCGCCGCTGCGAGATCGCGATCGGGATCCGCCTCCCCGAGGCCCTGCGCGCTCGGCTGGGCCGCGAGAACGGCTTCACGATCGACGACGAGGCGGGCCCCACGGGAACCCGCTGGCGGATCCTGCCGGTGCACGACACCTCCACGCCGGCCCGGGACCGCGCGACCACCGACGACGTGACGCGGCGCACCGCGCTCGCGCGTGCGTCCCTCGCGGTCACGCCACCGGGGAGCGGCCCCGCGGCAACGGCCTTCCCGAGCGACGGGGTCGTGATCGGACTCGGCGTCTCACCCCTCGACCTGCTCGTGGTGCGCCCCGACCCGGTCACGCCCGGCGTGCTCGGTCAGGCGCTGCACCGGCGGAACGGCTCCCGCCCCCTCGAGGATCTCGGTGCGCGGTTCGTCGATCTCGCGCCCGACCCCGGGCCGTTCGACTCGGGGGCGCCGCTCCCCCGGTTCCGCTACCACGAGCGGCCCGACCTGACGGGAGCGATCCGACGGTCCGTGCGGGCCTGCAGCGTCTGCGGGCGACGCCGCGGCTGGATCGATCCGCTGGGCCCGGACGCGGTGTGCCCGTGGTGCATCGCCGCCGGGCACGATGCGGGGACCTGCCCCGAGTTCTTCGATGCACCGGTTCCGGCCGAGGTGGAACGCGAGGTGCGGCACGCGACCCCCGGCTTCCTCGGATGGCAGGTGGAACGGTGGCTCACCCACTGCGGCGACGCGGCCGTCTATCTCGGCACGGCGACCCACGAGCAACTCGTGCACCTCCCGGACGCACGCGCCGCGCTCCGAGCGGAGGGCATCGACGAGGGGACGATCGCCACGATCGAGCCCGAGGGCGAACTGCTCGCGCACCTCTTCCGCTGCCGACACTGTGGCGTGCACACGGCCTACGCCGACCCGGCATGA
- a CDS encoding transposase, with amino-acid sequence MGRPPVIPVEKKTRIVLSVLAGEMTIAEAARREKVSEQSIGRWKADFLEAGKTGLAAGKSGPSSREQQLEAEVEELTQALGEAAVEIRVWKKSAEGRLGPSRTSR; translated from the coding sequence ATGGGTAGACCACCAGTGATTCCGGTGGAGAAGAAGACGAGGATCGTGCTCAGCGTCCTCGCCGGCGAGATGACGATCGCCGAGGCAGCGAGGCGTGAGAAGGTCAGCGAGCAGTCGATCGGCCGATGGAAGGCGGACTTCCTCGAGGCCGGGAAGACTGGTCTGGCCGCGGGCAAGTCCGGTCCGTCGTCGCGGGAGCAGCAGCTCGAGGCGGAGGTCGAGGAGTTGACACAGGCACTCGGCGAGGCGGCGGTCGAGATCCGGGTGTGGAAGAAGTCTGCGGAGGGCCGGTTGGGCCCTTCGAGGACCTCGAGGTGA
- a CDS encoding integrase core domain-containing protein: MIRVEAGMSTSRFVKLIDMPERTWRRWQAKAKQEQPPKGPWPQPARDAARDLVTKHALAKPAGGHRKIWALTRHDGHKVSQATVLRLLRDGGLILPSEYQKQRRQLAKDRKAAFAKNPTGPNQVWQLDFSEFETTQGGIWRIAGCRDWFSKLEHPFHVSPTANQHDAIAAIELALADYEAMFGHPLVDECHIDEETGEVLPVLTIVTDNGGPFRSLNFELFIMRHPELRHVRTRVRTPGQNGSRERGFGTLTYERLFLDEIPDALTLVERAEDYRIEHNTERPHEAISWNRPLEVHLGLADPAIPTFETEEILPTT; the protein is encoded by the coding sequence GTGATCCGCGTCGAGGCGGGCATGTCGACTTCGAGGTTCGTGAAGCTGATCGACATGCCCGAACGCACCTGGCGGCGCTGGCAGGCCAAGGCGAAGCAGGAGCAGCCACCGAAGGGGCCGTGGCCGCAGCCCGCGCGGGACGCCGCCCGGGATCTGGTGACCAAGCACGCGCTGGCGAAGCCGGCGGGGGGACACCGGAAGATCTGGGCGCTGACCCGCCACGACGGGCACAAGGTGTCGCAGGCGACCGTGCTGCGGCTGCTGCGCGACGGCGGGCTGATCCTGCCGTCGGAGTATCAGAAGCAGCGCCGGCAGCTGGCGAAGGATCGCAAGGCGGCGTTCGCGAAGAACCCGACCGGCCCGAACCAGGTCTGGCAGCTGGACTTCAGCGAGTTCGAGACCACCCAGGGCGGGATCTGGCGGATCGCGGGGTGTCGGGACTGGTTCTCGAAGCTGGAGCACCCGTTCCACGTGTCGCCGACCGCGAACCAGCACGACGCGATCGCCGCGATCGAGCTCGCTCTCGCCGACTACGAGGCGATGTTCGGTCACCCGCTCGTCGACGAATGTCACATCGATGAGGAGACCGGTGAAGTGCTGCCGGTGCTGACGATTGTGACAGACAACGGCGGTCCGTTCCGGTCGCTGAACTTCGAACTGTTCATCATGCGTCATCCGGAGCTACGGCACGTCCGCACCCGGGTGCGCACACCCGGCCAGAACGGGTCACGCGAACGCGGGTTCGGGACGCTGACGTACGAGCGGCTGTTCCTCGATGAGATCCCCGACGCCTTGACGCTCGTCGAGCGCGCCGAGGACTACCGAATCGAGCACAACACCGAGCGCCCTCACGAGGCGATCTCCTGGAACCGGCCACTGGAGGTGCACCTGGGCCTGGCCGATCCCGCCATCCCCACCTTTGAAACCGAAGAAATCCTGCCAACTACTTGA
- the acs gene encoding acetate--CoA ligase — protein sequence MSDKIDYLLEDIETITPSPEFVAASPVPTDLDERAKADRLGFWAEQARDLHWHTPFTQVLDWSDAPIAKWFDDGELNASYNCLDRHVLAGNGDRVAIHWEGEPGDTRTITYAELLGEVKRAANLYESLGVTAGDVVAIYMPMLPETIVAILAAARIGAVHSVIFGGFSADSIRQRVEDANAKLVVTTDGSFRRGKVLPLKDTVDAALDGGGASVEHVLVVQRAKNDVSITEGRDLWWHDEIAQVSDEHVAKAFPAEQPLFILYTSGTTGKPKGLLHTTGGYLTQASFTHRTLFDLQPETDVYWCTADVGWVTGHSYLVYGPLANGATQLMYEGAHDFPDLGRWFELIQKYGVTILYTAPTAIRSYMKTGRKIPEAYDLTSIRLLGSVGEPINPEAWEWYREVIGGNRVPVVDTWWQTETGAVMISAIPSQTSLKPGAAQKPVPGIVVSVVDEQGNRVDPGEMGLLTITEPWPAMARGIYGDRERYVETYWSQFPGRYFAGDGAGVDKDGDLWLLGRVDDVMNVSGHRLSTMEIESSLVDHPFVAEAAVVGATDETTGQAVVAFVVLKQSQADKIAATDPVSDLRSHVAKDIGSFARPREVHIVDELPKTRSGKIMRRLLRDVADGKAVGDTTTLTDSAVMSAISSGMAQGSADD from the coding sequence GTGAGCGACAAGATCGACTATCTGCTGGAAGACATCGAGACGATCACGCCGTCACCGGAGTTCGTGGCCGCCTCGCCCGTCCCGACGGATCTCGACGAGCGCGCGAAGGCCGATCGGCTCGGGTTCTGGGCCGAGCAGGCCCGAGACCTGCACTGGCACACGCCCTTCACGCAGGTGCTCGACTGGTCCGACGCCCCGATCGCGAAGTGGTTCGACGACGGCGAACTCAATGCGTCGTACAACTGCCTCGACCGCCACGTGCTCGCGGGCAACGGGGATCGCGTCGCGATCCACTGGGAGGGCGAGCCGGGCGACACGCGCACGATCACGTACGCCGAACTGCTCGGCGAGGTGAAGCGGGCGGCGAACCTCTACGAGAGCCTCGGCGTCACCGCCGGCGACGTCGTCGCGATCTACATGCCGATGCTCCCGGAGACGATCGTCGCGATCCTCGCCGCCGCCCGCATCGGTGCCGTGCACTCCGTCATCTTCGGCGGCTTCTCGGCCGACTCCATCCGCCAGCGCGTCGAGGACGCGAACGCGAAGCTCGTCGTGACGACCGACGGGTCGTTCCGCCGCGGCAAGGTGCTCCCGCTCAAGGACACGGTCGACGCGGCCCTCGACGGGGGCGGCGCATCGGTCGAACACGTCCTCGTCGTGCAGCGCGCGAAGAACGACGTCTCGATCACCGAGGGCCGCGACCTGTGGTGGCACGACGAGATCGCCCAGGTGAGCGACGAGCACGTCGCGAAGGCGTTCCCCGCCGAGCAGCCGCTGTTCATCCTCTACACCTCCGGCACGACGGGGAAGCCGAAGGGCCTCCTCCACACGACGGGCGGCTACCTCACCCAGGCGTCGTTCACCCACCGGACCCTGTTCGACCTCCAGCCCGAGACCGACGTGTACTGGTGCACGGCCGACGTCGGTTGGGTGACGGGCCACAGCTATCTCGTCTACGGCCCGCTCGCGAACGGCGCGACGCAACTCATGTACGAGGGCGCGCACGACTTCCCCGACCTCGGCCGCTGGTTCGAGCTCATCCAGAAGTACGGCGTGACGATCCTCTACACGGCTCCCACCGCGATCCGCTCGTACATGAAGACGGGCCGGAAGATCCCGGAGGCGTACGACCTCACCTCGATCCGGCTGCTCGGCTCGGTGGGCGAGCCGATCAACCCCGAGGCGTGGGAGTGGTACCGCGAGGTCATCGGCGGCAACCGCGTGCCCGTCGTCGACACGTGGTGGCAGACGGAGACGGGCGCGGTCATGATCTCCGCGATCCCGTCGCAGACCTCCCTCAAGCCGGGTGCCGCGCAGAAGCCCGTCCCGGGCATCGTCGTCTCGGTCGTCGACGAGCAGGGCAACCGCGTCGATCCGGGCGAGATGGGCCTGCTGACGATCACCGAGCCCTGGCCCGCGATGGCCCGCGGCATCTACGGCGACCGCGAGCGCTACGTCGAGACGTACTGGTCGCAGTTCCCCGGCCGGTACTTCGCGGGTGACGGTGCCGGCGTCGACAAGGACGGCGACCTGTGGCTGCTCGGCCGTGTCGACGACGTCATGAACGTCTCGGGCCACCGGCTCTCGACGATGGAGATCGAGTCCTCCCTCGTCGACCACCCGTTCGTCGCGGAGGCCGCCGTGGTCGGCGCGACCGACGAGACGACCGGCCAGGCCGTCGTCGCGTTCGTCGTGCTGAAGCAGAGCCAGGCGGACAAGATCGCGGCGACCGACCCCGTATCTGACCTGCGCAGCCACGTCGCGAAGGACATCGGCTCGTTCGCTCGTCCGCGCGAGGTGCACATCGTCGACGAGCTGCCGAAGACCCGCTCGGGCAAGATCATGCGCCGCCTGCTGCGCGACGTGGCCGACGGCAAGGCCGTGGGCGACACGACGACACTGACCGACTCGGCCGTCATGTCCGCCATCTCGTCGGGCATGGCACAGGGATCCGCCGACGACTGA
- a CDS encoding DUF3592 domain-containing protein — protein MAGAGPFLLGAVLCLACVLLLMRLGTVARRRRHWPRAVATVRRLRERSDSDGTRTTVVYRFEDADGNRHLRTSLVLVRAPRPGSTMPVVYNPDEPSEHEIVSRAANIGTVLAAVATGAGGVGLFVVGITGGLG, from the coding sequence GTGGCGGGCGCGGGCCCGTTCCTGCTGGGCGCCGTCCTCTGCCTCGCCTGTGTCCTGCTGTTGATGCGGCTCGGGACGGTCGCGCGGCGTCGTAGGCACTGGCCTCGTGCCGTCGCGACCGTCCGGCGACTGCGAGAGCGATCCGACAGCGACGGTACGAGGACGACCGTGGTCTACCGCTTCGAGGACGCGGACGGGAACCGCCACTTGCGGACGAGCCTCGTGCTCGTCCGGGCGCCGAGGCCGGGGAGCACGATGCCCGTCGTGTACAACCCGGATGAGCCGAGCGAGCACGAGATCGTGTCGCGTGCGGCGAACATCGGGACCGTCCTCGCGGCGGTCGCGACGGGGGCCGGGGGCGTCGGGCTGTTCGTCGTCGGAATCACCGGCGGTCTCGGTTGA
- a CDS encoding RidA family protein: MSAVEERLGQLGLGLPPVAAPVAAYIPAVEHAGLVYTSGQLPFIEGALPETGKVGAEVSDDAATEYAAIATLNALAAVKSVVGDLDRVTRVVKVTVFVASAPDFTGQPAVANGASELLGEAFGEAGVHVRSAVGVAVLPLDSPVELEIVVAVEDGPRG; encoded by the coding sequence ATGAGCGCGGTCGAGGAGCGCCTCGGGCAGCTCGGTCTCGGACTCCCGCCCGTCGCGGCACCCGTCGCGGCCTACATCCCCGCGGTCGAGCACGCGGGACTCGTCTACACCTCGGGGCAGCTCCCGTTCATCGAGGGTGCGCTCCCGGAGACCGGCAAGGTCGGCGCCGAGGTCTCGGACGACGCGGCGACCGAGTACGCCGCGATCGCGACCCTCAACGCGCTCGCCGCGGTGAAGTCCGTGGTCGGTGATCTCGACCGCGTCACGCGCGTCGTCAAGGTGACCGTCTTCGTGGCCTCCGCTCCCGATTTCACGGGGCAGCCGGCCGTCGCGAACGGCGCGAGCGAACTGCTCGGCGAGGCGTTCGGCGAGGCGGGCGTGCACGTGCGCAGCGCCGTCGGCGTCGCGGTGCTGCCGCTCGACTCGCCCGTCGAGCTGGAGATCGTCGTCGCCGTCGAGGACGGTCCACGAGGCTAG
- a CDS encoding transglycosylase domain-containing protein produces MAADSTAIARGSRVSGILGWVGSGGIAALLVGVLITPLLSIGGLNTSNTVALFETLPDHLEIGPLQQKTELYAMKGGEQVKFAEFYAQNREEVALDQISPYLQDAAVATEDPRFRDHGGVDVISTARAVAGVLLGSSSAGASTITMQYVRNVLIQNALSLPDETERDEAYRAAVETSAGRKLQEMRLAIGVEKQYSKDEILQGYLNIALFGDTVYGVESAAYRYFGKSAADVTLAEAASLIAMVQEPNAYRLDIEDNIPGNQERRDYVLMRMLDEGKITQEEHDEAVATPVTPNIQANTHGCQNATDDAQYFCDYVRRVLLNDQAFGSTFEERQFSFETKGYQIFTTLDLDLQASARATMASAVPSSMEGVDIGAAASMVENGTGKILAMVQNTTFDETEAAAATPGATSINYNTDYEYGGSTGFQVGSTYKIFTLAEWIAEGHSLYESVPAQNRSFNQANFRDTCGPDNGGPWAPTNDGGARFGSVSALTATTGSINTAYVAMAEQLDQCRIRDTAIALGAHRADHQMNLSLPSAVLGTNEIAPLAMAQSISGLAAGGSSCSPIAIDRIELRDGTPVTAPPSNCIQAVTPEVAATVNEALEATASGGTAAPSNPGIVPMTGKTGTTDDAIHTWIVGATSKVGLAVWVGNASGQASMYNLDLPLASGSQTRHVIFKDIMSVAMQKYGGDAFPTVPESTTEEEAATSATIPDLTGRTTDEARTLLESLGYSVAIGSPVVSAQRTGTVDHTIPSPNTRVNTKTTVVISPSVGDSLDGAVIMPDVSGMSFDDALGNLAASGLTGGTRYEMQEANSQVPAGTVIRSNPVPGTPVDPSIPVELFVSTG; encoded by the coding sequence ATGGCTGCAGATTCGACCGCGATCGCCCGGGGTTCCCGCGTGAGCGGGATCCTCGGATGGGTGGGGTCCGGCGGGATCGCCGCACTCCTCGTCGGGGTCCTCATCACCCCGCTCCTCTCGATCGGCGGGCTCAACACGAGCAACACCGTCGCCCTGTTCGAGACGCTCCCCGACCACCTCGAGATCGGGCCCCTGCAGCAGAAGACCGAGCTCTACGCCATGAAGGGCGGCGAGCAGGTCAAGTTCGCGGAGTTCTACGCCCAGAACCGCGAAGAGGTCGCGCTCGACCAGATCTCGCCGTACCTGCAGGACGCGGCCGTCGCGACGGAGGACCCACGCTTCCGCGACCACGGTGGCGTCGACGTCATCTCGACCGCGCGCGCCGTGGCCGGGGTCCTCCTCGGCTCGTCGAGCGCCGGCGCGTCGACGATCACGATGCAGTACGTCCGCAACGTCCTCATCCAGAACGCCCTTTCACTCCCCGACGAGACGGAACGGGACGAGGCGTACCGCGCCGCCGTCGAGACCTCGGCCGGACGCAAGCTGCAGGAGATGCGACTCGCGATCGGCGTCGAGAAGCAGTACTCGAAGGACGAGATCCTGCAGGGCTACCTCAACATCGCCCTCTTCGGCGACACGGTCTACGGGGTCGAATCCGCCGCGTACCGCTACTTCGGTAAGTCGGCGGCCGATGTGACGCTCGCCGAGGCCGCGAGCCTCATCGCGATGGTGCAGGAGCCGAACGCGTACCGGCTCGACATCGAGGACAACATCCCCGGCAACCAGGAACGCCGCGACTACGTCCTCATGCGCATGCTCGACGAGGGCAAGATCACGCAGGAGGAGCACGACGAGGCCGTCGCGACCCCCGTCACCCCGAACATCCAGGCGAACACGCACGGCTGCCAGAACGCGACCGACGACGCACAGTACTTCTGCGACTACGTGCGTCGCGTCCTGCTCAACGATCAGGCGTTCGGCTCCACGTTCGAGGAACGGCAGTTCAGTTTCGAGACGAAGGGGTACCAGATCTTCACGACCCTCGACCTCGACCTCCAGGCGTCGGCGCGCGCGACGATGGCGAGCGCCGTGCCGTCGTCGATGGAGGGCGTCGACATCGGCGCGGCCGCCTCGATGGTCGAGAACGGCACGGGGAAGATCCTCGCGATGGTGCAGAACACGACCTTCGACGAGACCGAGGCGGCGGCGGCGACGCCCGGCGCGACCTCGATCAACTACAACACCGACTACGAGTACGGCGGCTCGACGGGCTTCCAGGTCGGATCGACGTACAAGATCTTCACGCTCGCGGAGTGGATCGCGGAGGGACACTCACTGTACGAGAGCGTCCCCGCCCAGAACCGCTCGTTCAACCAGGCGAACTTCCGGGACACGTGCGGCCCCGACAACGGCGGCCCGTGGGCGCCGACGAACGACGGCGGCGCGCGGTTCGGCAGCGTCTCCGCCCTCACCGCGACGACGGGCTCCATCAACACGGCGTACGTCGCGATGGCCGAGCAGCTCGACCAGTGCCGCATCCGCGACACCGCGATCGCGCTCGGCGCACACCGCGCGGACCACCAGATGAACCTGTCGCTCCCCTCGGCCGTCCTCGGGACGAACGAGATCGCGCCGCTCGCCATGGCACAGTCCATCTCGGGCCTCGCGGCCGGCGGCTCGTCGTGCTCGCCGATCGCGATCGACCGCATCGAGCTGCGCGACGGGACCCCCGTGACCGCACCGCCGTCGAACTGCATCCAGGCGGTGACGCCGGAGGTCGCGGCGACCGTCAACGAGGCGCTCGAAGCCACCGCGTCCGGCGGGACCGCGGCACCGTCGAACCCGGGCATCGTGCCGATGACCGGAAAGACCGGGACGACGGACGACGCGATCCACACGTGGATCGTCGGCGCGACGAGCAAGGTGGGCCTCGCGGTCTGGGTCGGCAACGCCTCGGGCCAGGCCTCGATGTACAACCTCGATCTCCCGCTCGCCTCCGGTTCGCAGACGCGGCACGTGATCTTCAAGGACATCATGTCGGTCGCCATGCAGAAGTACGGCGGCGACGCCTTCCCGACCGTGCCCGAGAGCACGACGGAGGAGGAGGCCGCGACTTCGGCGACGATCCCCGACCTCACGGGGCGCACGACGGACGAGGCGAGGACCCTGCTCGAGAGCCTCGGCTACTCCGTCGCGATCGGCTCCCCCGTCGTGTCGGCCCAGCGGACGGGGACGGTCGACCACACGATCCCGTCACCGAACACGCGCGTCAACACGAAGACGACCGTCGTGATCTCCCCCTCGGTCGGCGACTCGCTCGACGGGGCGGTGATCATGCCGGATGTCTCGGGCATGAGCTTCGACGATGCGCTCGGGAATCTGGCTGCCTCCGGTCTGACCGGCGGGACGCGATACGAGATGCAGGAGGCCAATTCCCAGGTGCCCGCGGGAACCGTCATCCGCTCGAATCCCGTGCCCGGGACACCGGTCGATCCATCGATCCCCGTGGAGCTGTTCGTCTCGACGGGGTGA
- a CDS encoding transglycosylase domain-containing protein, which translates to MSAPNTTPATGSVLANLLGVLGMSGIAGVLVAAMVTPLIAVLGVTANSSIKLFEDLPSYLEIGALQQKTELYANQGGQPVKFAEFYAQNRESVSYDQISPNLVNAAVATEDPRFYEHGGVDVISAARAMLMSVMSDSGAGASTITMQYVRNVRVQTAENIPDPTEREIAYEQATEVNTGRKLQEMRLAIGVDKEYSKEEILQGYLNIALFGGTIYGVESAAQYYFGKSAADVTLPEAASLIAMVQEPNAYRLDIEENIPNNQVRRDYVLMRMLDEGKITQEEHDEAVATPVTPNITPSNHGCQNAGGNAQYFCDYVRNVVLNNAAFGETQQERSFNLQTKGYQIYTTLDLDLQDSAQATMNANVPATSDALQLGSGATMVEAGTGKIKAMVQNTTFNETDQTAPGETSVNYNTDYDYGGSTGFQVGSTYKIFTLAEWLATGHSLNSAVNGANRAFNLIDFKDSCNGSDGGTWSPGNDGGQKVGNITALQATVQSVNTAYVAMAQQLDQCRIRDTAMALGAHRADGQMNESNPAAILGTNQIAPLSMATAVAGLANNGISCSPIAIESITLSDEAKTAVDVPPSTCQQAVSSDTAAGVNSAMQAVVSGGTASASNTGTGIPMTGKTGSTDDYIQTWMVGATTKVGLAVWVGNVEGNVSLMSLGMNTIRHTLFRNIMTTAMGMYGGDAFTPPGASATKPDMATIPDLAGQTTEQAQATLEGLGFSVAIGNPVSSAHPAGTVASTLPSANTSVQTGTTVTINPSSGVPEANNIAMPDLAGMTSAEAQSALSAAGFSSGTILEHPEASSTVPAGQIIRSDPPAGSQVSSSSDVRIYVSTG; encoded by the coding sequence ATGTCTGCACCGAACACCACGCCAGCAACCGGCAGTGTGCTGGCGAACCTGCTCGGCGTCCTCGGCATGAGCGGCATCGCCGGCGTGCTCGTCGCCGCGATGGTCACGCCGCTCATCGCGGTGCTCGGCGTCACCGCCAACAGCTCCATCAAGCTCTTCGAGGACCTGCCCAGCTATCTCGAGATCGGCGCGCTCCAGCAGAAGACGGAGCTGTACGCCAATCAGGGTGGCCAGCCCGTCAAGTTCGCGGAGTTCTACGCGCAGAACCGCGAGTCGGTCTCGTACGACCAGATCTCGCCGAACCTCGTCAACGCGGCCGTCGCGACGGAGGACCCCCGCTTCTACGAGCACGGTGGCGTCGACGTCATCTCGGCCGCACGCGCCATGCTCATGTCGGTCATGAGCGACAGCGGCGCGGGTGCGTCGACGATCACGATGCAGTACGTCCGCAACGTCCGCGTGCAGACCGCGGAGAACATCCCCGACCCGACCGAGCGGGAGATCGCCTACGAACAGGCGACCGAGGTCAACACGGGACGCAAGCTGCAGGAGATGCGGCTCGCGATCGGCGTCGACAAGGAGTACTCGAAGGAGGAGATCCTCCAGGGATACCTGAACATCGCCCTCTTCGGTGGCACGATCTACGGCGTCGAGTCCGCCGCGCAGTACTACTTCGGCAAGTCGGCCGCGGACGTGACGCTTCCCGAGGCGGCGAGTCTCATCGCGATGGTGCAGGAGCCGAACGCGTACCGGCTCGACATCGAGGAGAACATCCCCAACAACCAGGTCCGTCGTGACTACGTCCTCATGCGCATGCTCGACGAGGGCAAGATCACGCAGGAGGAGCACGACGAGGCGGTCGCCACGCCCGTCACCCCGAACATCACGCCGTCCAATCACGGCTGTCAGAACGCGGGCGGGAACGCCCAGTACTTCTGCGACTACGTGCGCAACGTCGTGCTCAACAACGCCGCCTTCGGTGAGACGCAGCAGGAGCGATCGTTCAATCTGCAGACCAAGGGCTACCAGATCTACACGACCCTCGACCTCGACCTGCAGGACTCGGCGCAGGCCACGATGAACGCGAACGTCCCGGCCACGTCGGACGCGCTCCAGCTCGGCTCCGGCGCCACGATGGTGGAGGCCGGAACGGGCAAGATCAAGGCGATGGTGCAGAACACCACGTTCAACGAGACCGATCAGACCGCGCCCGGTGAGACGTCGGTGAACTACAACACCGACTACGACTACGGCGGTTCCACGGGGTTCCAGGTGGGATCGACCTACAAGATCTTCACGCTCGCGGAATGGCTCGCGACGGGCCACTCGCTCAACTCGGCGGTCAACGGCGCGAACCGCGCGTTCAACCTGATCGACTTCAAGGACTCCTGCAACGGCTCGGACGGTGGCACGTGGTCGCCCGGCAACGACGGCGGCCAGAAGGTCGGGAACATCACGGCCCTCCAGGCCACGGTCCAGTCGGTCAACACGGCCTACGTCGCAATGGCCCAGCAGCTCGATCAGTGCCGGATCCGCGACACCGCGATGGCGCTCGGTGCGCACCGCGCGGACGGGCAGATGAACGAGTCGAACCCGGCCGCCATCCTCGGCACGAACCAGATCGCGCCGCTCAGCATGGCGACCGCGGTCGCGGGTCTCGCGAACAACGGCATCTCCTGCTCACCCATCGCGATCGAGAGCATCACGCTCTCGGACGAGGCGAAGACCGCGGTCGACGTGCCGCCGTCGACGTGCCAGCAGGCCGTCTCCTCCGACACCGCGGCGGGCGTCAACTCGGCCATGCAGGCCGTCGTGAGCGGCGGCACGGCGTCGGCGTCGAACACGGGCACGGGCATCCCCATGACCGGCAAGACGGGATCCACCGACGACTACATCCAGACCTGGATGGTCGGCGCCACGACGAAGGTCGGCCTCGCGGTCTGGGTCGGCAACGTCGAGGGCAACGTCTCGCTCATGAGCCTCGGCATGAACACCATCCGACACACGCTGTTCCGCAACATCATGACGACGGCCATGGGCATGTACGGCGGTGACGCGTTCACGCCGCCCGGTGCGAGCGCGACGAAGCCCGACATGGCGACGATCCCGGATCTCGCAGGGCAGACGACGGAGCAGGCGCAGGCCACGCTCGAGGGCCTCGGGTTCTCGGTCGCGATCGGCAATCCGGTCTCGTCGGCACACCCGGCGGGGACGGTCGCGAGCACGCTGCCGTCGGCGAACACCTCGGTGCAGACCGGCACGACCGTGACCATCAACCCGTCGTCGGGTGTCCCGGAGGCGAACAACATCGCGATGCCCGATCTCGCGGGCATGACGAGCGCCGAGGCGCAGAGTGCGCTCTCGGCCGCCGGATTCTCCTCCGGAACGATCCTCGAGCACCCCGAGGCGAGCTCCACGGTGCCTGCGGGGCAGATCATCAGGTCGGATCCACCCGCGGGCTCGCAGGTCTCCTCGAGCAGCGACGTGCGCATCTATGTCTCGACCGGCTGA